From the Conger conger chromosome 13, fConCon1.1, whole genome shotgun sequence genome, the window CAGGAGGCCCTTCTCCTTGGCTAATTGCTTGGCAGCTGCCGACACGACCGTTTGGACAATGGAGGTCGCCGCTTCATAGAACATCCTCTTCTGGTTCTCCTCTTGGTCATATGGTTCAGTCTCTGTTTCGACTGTACCAGTATGGGCACCTCCATTTTGAGGAGGCCCATTCAAAACATGCTCTAACTCAAAGCTCGTATCTACTACCGCTATGTCACCTCCAGTTTGCAGGGGGTCATAGCAGTCATTTTCGGTCAAACACTCACCGCTTTGGGGAACTGGGTTGCCAGAACAGGTTTTCCCATCAGAACATTGCTCCTGATTCAGGCTCGCCTCATCCTTTGAACCACTGCAGCAAGCATTCTCGATCTGGTGCACTGCCTCCTGGGAGTTGATGTCCTCTTGTGTGGCTATTTCCTGGGGTCCATCTTCTTGGGGAATTATTTCATGGTCATGAGCCATAATGTCCTTATGATTCTCATCTTCACCCTCCATTGCAGAGCCTTTTCTATCACACCCGGCACCCGAGGATCCGTTCTCCTTGTGACCCTTTGTTTCTCCACAAGCGGCCTCCAATGCAGGCTCTGCTTGAGCTTCCTCCTTTGTATCTGGGTGACCTTTCTCTGACTCCTGCCCTGTAGATGTTTGTCTGTTGGTGTCTACAGCCTCTGTCTTCTCATCACCCCCATTTTGTATAGCTGCTGGAGCCTCGGGTTCGCTTGCAACAGCCTGATCAGCaggactctctccctctttgatATTCTCAGTGACAGGTGCACTGGCAGAGGTATCACCGGTGCTCTCTGCACCTTCTTCTTTCTGTCCAGCAGGAGCTTCCCCCAGGTCCACACTGGTGCTCTTGCCCTTGCGCATGATGAAGTTCTTCAACGACACAGCGCGGTTAAAGTGAGTCCTTTTTGACTTGGAGGACTTGCCATGCTCTCGCCCTGACTGGTCCTCTGCCTGCTCGTGTTCTCCTGCCCCCTCTTCCTCGCCGCCGCCCCCAGTCCCACCGCCACCATCTGATGCCCGCTTTGACTTGGGGATCACGCGTTTCTTGAAGGTGGTCCAGATCTCATTGGCATGGTGGTCGACTGACTTTGTACGCTGTGCCGCCAGgcctttctcctcctcccgctcctgGCTGCCTTTCTCCTGCATTTCCGCCTCTCCTGTTGACTTGGTCTCCTCAGAGGATGCCACAGCCCCCTGGTCATCATTAGCATGGGTGTCTTCTCCCTTAGGATTATCTAATGAGTCTTTCTCTGAGCCCTTTGGCTTGTGGATGCCAACAACAGAGGGGTCCCTCTTCAGCCCCTGGAATGTCCATGAACGCTTCAGTTTCCACCTTCTCTGTCCTGTGTGGTCCAACTTCCCAGCTGAATCCAAAGTTTCAGACTCTAATTGTGTATCGCTGCTGGGGCCCTCTGCACCCTCTGCGCCCTCCACATCCTTATGATCCTCTGTGCTTTTCTTTAGACTCTTTTGGGCCATCAGCTTTTTGAAGGAATGCCAGCGTTTCATGTGTCTGGCAGAGTGATGAGCAGATTTGTGTGGCTCTCCTCCCACTTGAGAATCATCTGTTTGGTCTAGTGCAGACGCACAAGCCTCAGGGTCCTCCAGTCTGTCTAGAGATTTGGATCGGGTCTTCCCATGTTTAGGAGCCTCAGCACCACAGTCTTTTTTCTCTGTGCTTCTGTGAGAGAAAATCTTGGCGACAGGCTTGCGGATGAAGTCGCGCACACTGGATTTCTCCCCCTGCTTTGGCTTGGCATCCTTGCTTGAGCTTGACGGCTTTTGTTCTTGTGCGGCCTCCTCACCATCTAATTCCTTCTCTATGCACTTTTCCTGAGACCCAGCACCTTCCATATTAGGTGCCTGTCCAGAACCCTGCTCATTGGGGCTCAAGGGAGTTGAGGCTCCCTCCTCTTGATTAGTCGTGGTCTTCTCCTGCTCCACACCCTCCACACTCGCATCCACACCCCCAGCCACCTgctccttcttcttcctcccTCCCATAACCTTCCCCAGTCCGCTGTTTTTCAGGAAAGATCCCCAGATTTTCTCAGAAGCTGGTTTAGATTTTCCATCGGTTGGGTGCTGATCTGAGGCTGGCATCGCCTCGCCAGCAGTCTGCTCCTCTTCCGCCGGGCCTGTGGCGGACTCCAGGACTGCGGCCTGCACCTCCGCCACGTTCTCACACCCATCCCCTTCCATGGGACTGGCCGATGCTGTCGctgccatgtttttttaataaaagtgtCTTCCTTGCAATATTCCTCACTTAAACTGTTGAGATTACTTCCTTCCCCACTCAAGAGAGTTGAGTTCATTGATTGTGAGCCGAAACTGACATTGTTCCCCTCTGGCTGCCTTTCTGAGAGGGGGGCTTCTGCATCACGTTCCACGTTTATATCTCTGACCGCAAATCTGGaaaggggaaaagagagagaacagccaatcaatacATAAATCAAGGAGACAGCTGATTACCAAGGTCCACTCTGATAGAGGGCCAGGCTGTATGTAATCACTTCTGCTGCATGTGCAGCCGGCGTGTTTAAAACAGGCTGCAATGCCACCATTTTAAAAGGAAACACATTCAAATGTAAGATAAAGATAATGCCTATCTCAATGAGGGTGAGCTCATGAGCGATTCAATCCAAGCCCAGGGTGTGCTGAATGAGGAAAGACATCCCAGAGAGCTGATGTTGCTTTGAGGGGTTTTGAGTTCTGTTACCCAGAAGCTCAAGAGCAGCATTGAGCAGTTAAGTGGATCAGTGATTCACTGAGTAATCAcagccatttaaaatgtttatctgtacttttcttaaaaaaaagtaaaacaagaTAACATACAGGAAAGCACACTGAAATTATTAAATTCATTGACAGAACAGAAATCTAccaatttgtttcttttttcgaGGCATTACAATGTTTGCTGGAGTTGGGGTATGCTGAGAGTGGAAGGAGGTTTAATGTTGAAAAGAGAATTGTGCTGTCAGTCTGATATTTCTGTTTATGAAGAATGGCTAGCATTATACTGAACGACATGTCACCTTGAGGATTATTGAGGActatatttccattttaaaaaattgaaatataatCATCAATGGAATGCAGCCACATTCTTTGACGTGATTATctgtctgtatatatatataacttttttaatatatatttatttaccgATTGAGGATTTTAAGGAATTTCCTAATCTACTCTACCTGAAACACCAGAGGTAGGCTACATCTCATGATGTCCTTGCATACTTTAGTACATTTGATTATTCAAATGAGCCTCGTGACTGCACGtgatggaaaataaatacagtaaccCAACGTATGGCTTAAAACAATTTCGCTTATTTTGTGTAAGAAGCATGAAGCAAATTAAACGTTTTAATTGGATTTTGCGGTGGATGGGTGGATGCGCGCTCTCGCAGCGTCTGGCCCCTTTTTACCGAAGGGAAACCTAACAACGCTGGTCTGTCCTGACTGACAGACGGACAATTGAGCTCCTTGGCGGGTTTGTCCTTTTTTCCGTTTTACCACTCCTCGTTCTTTTGTTATGCTAAGGCAGCTATGAGCGCGAGAGCTATTGAGCTTAGCTTTGAGCTCCAATCTTGCGCTACAGAAATAGACCATAATTCTAATGAGGGAACCAGAGAAAAAGCCAATGCAAATGATCTAGACAGCAGTTGACCGTGCTTTTATAAACCTCATTTACATTTCTTGTATTATTCACAATACTTCCcccaaatgtacacacataaacacgcataGCCTACACAATCTCCTGGACGTCAACTGAattgttattgtgttttttttaaggcGAAAACCCACTGAACGATACTAGTATTGGCTGTTTTACCCGTGATATCAGCATGGACAATGCACATCTTGTATCGTTGCCCTCAGGGTATTCTACAGCAGAAACGACGGCCAATTGTGGGTTGGCTATATAATATTCAGCCCACTGCGAGACAGTCACAAACAAAAGTCATGAAAATACAAGCTCCTCATTGTCCTTCTGGCGCGCCGCAACGTATTATCAATGAACGAATAACCATTAACCATTGAATAACCATAATACAATAGCTGAGACCCGTTTCAAACCTGCGAAGTTCACTAATCAATGCAGGATTTAATGGTTTAAAAACAAGCCTTTAATAAAGAGAAATAATCATATTATGCTTAAAGTCATAAAGAATTGCCACCTGTCGACCATTTCTTTTGACCTAACCAATTCCTCATTGGTATCCTTACATGTCTTGTaaggacatttttcttttttcttttttttttttttcaaatagatCGATTTTTCAGAAGTAGCCTAATTGAGGACGAACTTGGCCCCGTTAAAATTCACCCTTGAGTGAATTTAATTAGAATGTGCGAGAGGGAAAGCAGCGAATGCTGGAAGCTGATAGAACGAGACTAGAGCccctgtttacaaaaaataaatatgtatataagaAAAACAAGATGCAGTGTGCTCGTACGAGTCGTGCTTCACCGAAGGATATATTAACCAATCTGCAAGGCAACTGAAGAATCTTCAAAATAGATACATAAAATCGAATAATTATGCACGGAACAGAAGCAACCGAAAGTGCACAATGCCTTTTGTTTAGAAACACTACTTGCATCCAGCACAACCTACACAGAGCTCAAGGTAAACGAGATGAACCATGCTTAACCATATGCCACAAGCAAACGTTCATTTCACTTACGTCAGTATTGGATCTCgtttgtaaaataataaaaacatcaaatgcGGCAACAGAATTGAGAAATTAAGAAGGAAGATGCAAAAATTATATAAGACAAATAATAcgttaataatagtaataatctcCAAACCTTGTGCTCGTGTTGCTAAATCCGTTCCTGCGTGCAGGAGAAAGGTAATAATCTGCTCCAGACGGGAAAAGACACTGGAACTAAATCCGCGCTCGCATCCTCTTGCCTCAAAGCTGCCAACCCAGTGTGGAGAATTGCGCGAGGACGTGAGGGTCGCGGTGGTATTAAGAGACGCGCAGCTGGGGCTCTGCAAATACACACCATCTCTCTCACCCCGTTGCCCTTAGCAACCAGGgagaagacccccccccccccccccccccacctccgacacacccccccttccccccaactACCACTAAGAGGGTTAGAGAGCGGAGTCGAGATTGTTTCTCAGAGGAACTAATTCGCCTTCAGAGCTAAGAGCCACTTGCATGTTATTAGCGTAAAAGCTCATATTTGCGAGTGTAAATGTAGAGAATCTTGAATTGTTTTAAATGTAGGCAACTTGTTTTCAGCATTTTATTTCTACAATTGTCTTCTCAGGCTACATTGAATATTATTCTTACATTTCAGTGTAACCTTTTTCCTTCTCACCATCAAACGTGTACACACTAACGTGTACGCCCACGCCCTTCGTGATTTGATCTCAGCCTTTTGGCACAGTTGCTTGACCCCCCAAGTTAAAAATGGAAATCGCCATCTGAACAGACTGCTGTTGAATTACATTTGAAACTCTACTCCCACTGTACATTGTTGAAGAATCAGAGGCTTGTGATCTTAGCTTGAAAACTATAATGCTGGAAAATTCCAAAATGAAAGTGTATCAAGggaaaaatcacaaaaaaatccTTTCTGTATCTCCCAGGCACTGCAGAGAGTGGAACGCAGAACATTGTGCACAGCACATGCAATCTGTGATGATCCCAACATTTAACTTCTCAGCGTCTTTCTGTTTTAATATCAGGCAGAATTTGCCCCCTGGACAGAAAAAAAATGCGCAGTACTCTGGAAAATATTGCTCTGtgattaatatttcataagaCAGTGCATCTGTGAAGACTTTGAGGGTTCATTTCCTTGCAGAGGGTCCCAGTGTGGCTATCTGTAGGGGCTCAGCTCTCCGCTTTGAGTTTGGCACATAGTTTTGGGTTCACCACAAGAGTGGTTGATAAAATCATCTCTTtgttcagcagcagaagaatcaGAGAGGAATAGGGAGATTTGCTTCATAAACGAGCTTGCACACCAATGATTAATTGAACAGCATGCCATGGtgtttaattaatcattttgtCTGCCGCTCAGAGGATCCTGCGGATGCTGGCTCTCTCCCGATGGTGTCCTCTTAAAATAATGGTTAACTGATGCATTTCAATTAGCCTCCCTGAATATGGGATGTGGTGTGGCTCATTTCGGATGTCCACATGTTCTCCTCAGCCTCATACTGGCTCTGTCAGGCTTGCAGAAATGTGCTCACAAGATTTCATTACCCGATGACATCGAGGGCTGATCCAGTTGAAGAATATTTTGCCTCCTCAGTACCAATTCCAAAGTCATTTGGATGTCAGAGGAGTGTCACCCATATGCTAAAAAGGTCCCTTTCTTCTGCCGACAGTGGATTGGCCAGTAAGGATATTGTgcgatttctctctctcctgaccTCAGAACATAAATAATACTAGTTTGGCGCATGAAAATCCCACCGCCAACGTCATTACACCTGACATCACTGGAGGcgtggctttaaaaaaaagcagaaaaaaaaagccgCCCACCCAAGGTGACGGCTACAGTCTGTGGGCGCGTCGAAAGCCTGTTCCTGACGTGTTCTGCTTTCCAAAGAGAGACTGACATGAAATTAGACTGTCAGCAAcacttggaaaaaaaagaaaaaaaagaacacttgtCAATTTTTGTGGAGGGGATTGTGAATGGAGcagagcagtgcatgctgggaggttCAGCCTAAGTCCCAGTGACAGTGAGtaaggtggggtgggggcagggtgtgaCTACTCCCACTGCCCAGCCAAAGGCTGTGTCAAGCTCACAGCATTGCTGTCTGTTTTATTCCTTACTCTTCTGTCCCCATAATCCAAGGTCTTATTTTAGGAGCCCTGTTACATGGCAGATAGGCCAATTTTTCCACAAGTGCAGGGTGTCAAGTGTCCAGTCTATCGCATGTTCCAAATGGACAGATTCTTACAAAGCTTTTATTCCTTTGCACTTGCCGTAAACTTTAGCAACAACAGACAAATTGACTCactttaacctcctgagacctcAAAATTAATTTCTGTCCCCTGTAGGGGACTTGAGTCTCAGGGCTTAAAGGAACtataaccactgaacacacatgtatccttccgtcttccgctggttgagcgcGCACCTTAGTTCCAACTGTctaacttctccaaaaacagcgtctcatttaaaaaaatgttttcccatacgtgtatttcaaatacacatgatatcTTGCGTAAATAAGACAGCTCTGAGGTGTATTTCTCTGAGGTAGGCGACTcacctataggcttcaagtcttaaTGCTAAGCTgacatgttatgctaacatggaaaccgagccagtgaatgcacaaaaatgaaaattaaatcgaATATCTTGTCTAAGTCTGGGTTCTAAatcagaaaaaaggtatatttcccaaaatgttggtgtattacttTAATCTCACAAAtcatataaaaacaataaataaaatgaaatattagaaaatattttcatgacGACACGTTTTTGCCATTTGTCATCAAATGAAAATACTTAAACCTTTCTGCTTTGGTGGGTCTGAGGAGGTACGGAATACGGCTCAGAGGAAGCAGCAGCCGGGGACGGGCAGACTATGCCACTGCCGGGCCCCAAACACGTTTCACGTGGCATCTACTCAGACATATTAGGAGAGacgagccgggggggggggggggggggcagggagggaaaGACGGTGACATAACTCAGCCTGGCTTACATATATTCACTGTCGATTTAAATGCCCATGCCACTGAATTAAGGGCTGCTGAAGATCTTATCAGTCTTGCCTTGGTAAGAGAACATATATACTTTAATCTGCCTGATTTGAGACATCCATTAGCATTTAGACTGAAATTTTGGAGCTGGATGTGCGAAGCCTGTCCCCTCTCCAGGGCCGTTTGGATAATGGCACTTTCCACGGGACATTAATCTGTGTAATTAGGTTTCAGCTGCTCCGTGGAACAGATCACACCCAGTTTttcctgggttttttttggtgtttttttttagccCTAAACATAGATGCAGCATCTTTCTCCtccttttgattttattttcattctgacAGCAGAGGAAATGATGCCAGGAGGTGTATCCCTGATTGTGGGTTCCCTGGTGGCCAACCCAGAAAATAGCTGTATTCTGTAGGACTCCAGCAGAAATGCAAGGCTGCCTTTGGGTCTGTGCTGGATGGATTGGGCCCTCCATAGCCCAGTCCACATTGACATGACCGCCACCCTACTTCGGAGGAGTCATGCTTAGGATGAGTGAGAGGTCATGCATGGTCATACTGGTCTGGGCaaacaaatgagaaacaaaGTGTGACTTCCAAACATTTGGATTTCTCTACACTACCTTTTGCTTTTCATTAGTGCTATATCACATTGTATAGCACATCGATGTATGGAAGgtgttttatgattattattattattattatttgtattgttttattctaCCAAATTTGTCCATTGCTCTTAACCTTCCCGTCACTGGGCAGGAATGCTGTACATCTTCATTGGCTGTGGGTTATTTACTTATATCTTTTACTTGGGCGCCAAAAGGAAGCTCTGACCACAGTTTCTAAATAGGCCAGTAGCTGTTGTGCAGCGTATGACCCAAGCAGCGCAACGCTAACACACTTTTTTGTACGTCAGTGACCTTTGAGTTGCAGCTGCTGGCTATCCCGGAGTAGCCTGAAGTGTTGCCTTCAGAGGGATTGCTGCGTAATCTCtttatgtgtgcacatgctGTCAATCCCAATCACCGCTGTTGTTGTGTCGGGGGCCCTGGGGGCGGGGAGCAGCGGGCCTGGGCCAGTGGTTACCCATTCCACGGTCCTCATTAGGTCATGGGCAAATCTCCGCCTACCCACGGCTAGCGTGGAGGGGGAGGACCAATAGGGAGGGAGATTGGGGATTGTCCCATATTGCAGCGGGGGGTGGGGCCTGTGCTGTCTGTCGCCTCTTTGTTGCCTTTCATAGTGGGCCCTGAGAAGCACCGATGGGAGCCGGGCGACTGCAGAAACGACGGCCCCAGCGGATTACTGGCAGCTTCTCCTCGCCGTTTGGCGGGACTTGAAACAGCTTTACTCGGCCGTGATGTAAATCCAGTCCCAGGGCCCCGTGCTTCAGCATGGGCTGATATAGAAGTGCTAATCAAACGGTCTGCGGTAAACAAGCACTGGCTTAAGGGCTAGAAGCGCCTTTTCAAGGCGACCTCGCTAAATCAGCAATAATCCGTAGCAGCAGTGTTGAGGGAAATCTACGTTATCAGCACTACATTACAGATACTGTATAATAGATCACTTAACCAAGTGTGTGTCGCCGCatactatatataaaaagtgAATGAATGCAAAGGTAAACACAACAGCCATTCATCGCTAAACAAAATATTTGAGTCATAAAATACAAATGCGAACATGAGCTCATTGGTGCTGAAAGGCTAGGATGTCCTTCCACTATGGACTCCAGCAGGTAAAATCCTTAATCTTACATCTTCCGGTTGGTATGAGTCACTGCTTTAGGGTGGCCCAGAGATGGCAGAGAGTTGATTGCAATGGCGGATGCAAGCCAGCAGTGAACGTTGTCATCCCCAGCCTGGATGTGACCTGGGGGGGTATGTTCTGCAAATATAAGTAACTGCCGCTTTCTTAAGATTCAAGTCAGGAGGCAGACATCCATTCCCTTGGAGTGCCAAACCTCTCTCCTGTGATCCAGCACTGAAATGGACAAcacttgtatttgttttttttggtatgACCACTTGGCTGGCAGCAAGGACTGTGGAGCCATATATCATTGTGCGGCAGGGTTCAATGTCACTCTGTTCCCCTTCTTCTGTTGTCTGTACTTGTCCTCAAACTCCCCATTGATGGAATGGGCTACACCCacattcccccccacccccaccctgcttctccctctctcttgtcttctctctcctcacacacacacacacacacaaaagattaCCGCCCCTTCTGATCAGTGAACCCCATGTGTGACCCGGTTGCTCTTGGGCTAATTGAAGGCTGGGGTTTGCCGGGGCCTCAGGGTTAACCAAGTTTAACAGATGGACTCCTTTAAGACCATGTGCAGTGGAGGATTTGAAGCCCAGCAGGCCAGTTGAGTTTCTCTGTGACTCAATTTGCGTTTGTCGCTGCGTACCATGATGAGGTGAAAGGGCCATCTGCAAATACTTCCAACCGAAAAGATTTGCATGCTAAGTGAATTTTGAACTTTCAGCGTACTAGCAAACATACCTGCTAGTATGGGTTAATGAAATCCCCGTGCTAGACCGTGAACTAGTCATTTTCTTTCACTAAGAGCTCATTACAATAATAGTAAtgtaaagcaaaaaataaatcattacagCTTTTCTTCattcacttattttttatttcatgacaCATATGTAGTTCATCTCAGAAGTCAATAATAGAAATATAATTGTTCTAACAATGCAAGAAAACAATATGATAGAAAAATGGCATCATATCCAGCATGCCAAGATATCTGGAGTTCAGTTCTCTGCTACATCTTAACAAAGGGTCAAACAAGTGAACAGCATCCGTTAAGTCAGGGCTCCTCAGTCTGACCCAGAAAGATAAAATCAGGTGTGGAACTgtttggttggaatgaaaggcTGCACCCAGACCAGCCCTTTCTGAGAAAGACTGAGGAGCCCTGCTTTGAGTGCTTCATCTGTTCATGTAGAATCGGTTGCAAAGGCAAGAGTTTTTAAAGCTATATATCAAGACACCCAACAGTAAACTAGCTTATTCCAACTATTCACTAAGCCCGTGTAATCAAGAATAGTTGCCTAATGCCGTTTATTTCACCAACTACCAAGCACCACCTTCTCCACATTACTCATGTGTATGATGATGTGTGTTTCCGTTCAGTTAACAATAACGCACaatgacacaacacaacacaattatTACTCAGGAGTCATGCTGCCTCTTGACAGACTGCCCATGAATGTGAGGTGTTCGCTGATGATGAAAAAAACGgcaataaatcattttttccaGCTGGGACACTTGGTGCCGCACCAGATGGGCCAGTTCATTGACTGTGCATCAAATGCTCATTTCAAACCCTCCCCcaacacacgcactcgcacacacacacgcacacacttttcTATCACACAGTATGAGTGTTACTCCAGCATCATCTGCAAAGCAGGGAAGTGACAATGCAAGCCCTTCAGCCACGGGTCTGTCACAACAATGTCCCAACATTTACCACATTATCTAGGTTCAGACACTCTGAAATATCAGGTGCAGGGAATGGCTTTGAGAAACTGGTGCTGATGTGGGATTGTTTTAAATGTAGAATAAATACCTTTATACCAGGCTGTCTTTTGTTAATGGTCAGGCAATTAAATGGTTGAGAATGACATGATAAACAATAGCCTTTTTTTCTGGATGATAATAATCATCAGATAATCCCTCATAAACCTAATGCTTATTACGACAGCTGTTTCAATTTATTATACA encodes:
- the si:ch211-137a8.4 gene encoding uncharacterized protein si:ch211-137a8.4; this translates as MAATASASPMEGDGCENVAEVQAAVLESATGPAEEEQTAGEAMPASDQHPTDGKSKPASEKIWGSFLKNSGLGKVMGGRKKKEQVAGGVDASVEGVEQEKTTTNQEEGASTPLSPNEQGSGQAPNMEGAGSQEKCIEKELDGEEAAQEQKPSSSSKDAKPKQGEKSSVRDFIRKPVAKIFSHRSTEKKDCGAEAPKHGKTRSKSLDRLEDPEACASALDQTDDSQVGGEPHKSAHHSARHMKRWHSFKKLMAQKSLKKSTEDHKDVEGAEGAEGPSSDTQLESETLDSAGKLDHTGQRRWKLKRSWTFQGLKRDPSVVGIHKPKGSEKDSLDNPKGEDTHANDDQGAVASSEETKSTGEAEMQEKGSQEREEEKGLAAQRTKSVDHHANEIWTTFKKRVIPKSKRASDGGGGTGGGGEEEGAGEHEQAEDQSGREHGKSSKSKRTHFNRAVSLKNFIMRKGKSTSVDLGEAPAGQKEEGAESTGDTSASAPVTENIKEGESPADQAVASEPEAPAAIQNGGDEKTEAVDTNRQTSTGQESEKGHPDTKEEAQAEPALEAACGETKGHKENGSSGAGCDRKGSAMEGEDENHKDIMAHDHEIIPQEDGPQEIATQEDINSQEAVHQIENACCSGSKDEASLNQEQCSDGKTCSGNPVPQSEKMAGKVKPHKEH